From the genome of Streptomyces sp. NBC_01317, one region includes:
- a CDS encoding S41 family peptidase — protein sequence MSDDVAYLRFPHLHDDLLCFAAEDDLWVAPLVPAGHRPGRAWRVTVDRTRIGHPRFSPDGRQIAYTTWRSLDPEIHLAPVDGGPARRLGYWGSTDTRVCGWTPPGEDGESQILAVSSHGQPFSYYSWAYSVPTDGSPGSQLPWGPVADLAVADVDGEHRTLLLTGKPPHEPAAWKRYRGGATGRLWLHGERLLPDIGGHLDCPMFVDGRVAFLSDHEGVGNLYSVLPDGTDLRRHTDHDAFYARHASSDGRRVVYQCGGGIWLVDALTPDSVPRKLDVRLGGPRAGRRAYQVPAASHVDAISVDTTGRASAVSVRGSLYWLTHRDGPARTIADTPGVRVRQPDMLGGGGQVAYVTDADGEDAIEIAHLPRATGDRPPRRLASGHLGRVHEMVSSPTGDRIAIASHDGRLLLIDTTEEDGPEAPTTQPGAGTTPPGAGTTQPGADASPPGTGTAAGTGALPPPPAGSTPTDGPTAGGGPTSEAAHGPETGPTPPGPTGTTPTGAEPTAGGGPTSGAARGTGTGTGTGGTKPGGSAAGAPAAGTARGADGPARGGSASDVPPVPPPAGATPAGGPGAAESGPHTAGPAAGGPASGAAGGAAPGEPSPGGPAAHAAPGAAGPGPASDGPTAEAPPTGAIRTGSTLWKPPGGPGIVTEVIRSINGPVADLAFSPDGDWLTWSHPGVGRTLRQIKMARIGGSADRTIIDVTNGRFEDENPVFTSDGRYLAFLSWRGFDPVYDVHTGDLSFPLGCRPYLVPLSSATPSPFALSPDGRPAAGGLDPAMSDADAGEGTVTVEEEGLAARVTPFPVAASKYSALHPVSGGGLVWLRWPISGALGETFANPADTSGRPTLEHFDLTKARKSELVAHLDWFAPSGDGTRLVVVDDDELRAVPATEPGDSDSTVHLDLRRILHEVDPEAEWRQAYEEAGRLIRTYFWEPDMCGIDWDGVLAQYRPLVERVASPDEFADLLREVVGELGTSHAYVTPARRNEGPRHYQRAMGLLGANLVCRDGNWMVKRILPGDSSDSKARSPLAGTGIREGAILTHVDGRPVDPVAGPGPLLSAAGGTTVELTFRPAGADGPSRRVAVVPLIDERPLRYQDWVAKRREVVREISGGRCGYLHIPDMGGSGWAQFNRDLRLEVSRPALIVDVRGNAGGHISELVVEKLTRRILGWDLTRDAQPVSYASNAPRGPVVAIADEATASDGDMITAAFRLLNLGPVVGQRTWGGVVGITGRHRLGDGTVITVPMNAAWFDAYGWSVENHGVDPDIEALRTPLDWAEGRHAQLDDAVWVALDLLAAHPAATPPGYGAVPDLRRPKLPPRGTA from the coding sequence GTGAGTGACGACGTCGCGTATCTACGGTTCCCGCACCTGCACGACGACCTGCTGTGCTTCGCCGCCGAGGACGACCTCTGGGTCGCTCCCCTCGTGCCGGCGGGGCACCGGCCCGGACGGGCGTGGCGGGTGACCGTCGACCGCACCAGGATCGGTCATCCGCGCTTCTCGCCCGACGGCCGGCAGATCGCCTACACGACGTGGCGCAGTCTCGACCCGGAGATCCACCTGGCCCCGGTGGACGGGGGCCCGGCCCGCCGGCTCGGCTACTGGGGCTCCACCGACACCCGGGTCTGCGGCTGGACCCCGCCGGGTGAGGACGGGGAGTCGCAGATCCTGGCGGTCTCCTCGCACGGCCAGCCGTTCTCGTACTACTCCTGGGCCTACAGCGTCCCCACCGACGGCTCGCCGGGCAGCCAGCTGCCGTGGGGCCCGGTCGCGGACCTGGCCGTGGCGGACGTCGACGGCGAACACCGCACCCTGCTGCTCACCGGGAAGCCGCCGCACGAGCCGGCGGCGTGGAAGCGGTACCGGGGCGGGGCGACGGGCCGCCTGTGGCTGCACGGCGAACGCCTGCTTCCCGACATCGGGGGCCACCTGGACTGCCCGATGTTCGTGGACGGGCGGGTGGCGTTCCTCTCGGACCACGAGGGGGTGGGGAACCTGTACTCGGTCCTGCCGGACGGTACGGACCTGCGCCGCCACACCGACCACGACGCGTTCTACGCCCGCCACGCCTCCTCGGACGGGCGCCGGGTGGTCTACCAGTGCGGGGGCGGCATCTGGCTGGTGGACGCGCTGACGCCGGACTCGGTGCCGCGCAAGCTGGACGTACGCCTGGGCGGCCCGCGCGCCGGCCGCCGCGCGTACCAGGTCCCGGCGGCGAGCCACGTGGACGCGATCTCGGTGGACACGACGGGCCGGGCAAGCGCGGTGTCGGTACGGGGCAGCCTCTACTGGCTCACCCACCGCGACGGCCCGGCCCGCACGATCGCGGACACTCCAGGGGTACGGGTACGGCAGCCGGACATGCTGGGCGGCGGCGGCCAGGTCGCGTACGTCACGGACGCGGACGGCGAGGACGCGATCGAGATCGCCCACCTCCCCCGGGCCACGGGCGACCGCCCCCCACGCCGCCTGGCCTCGGGCCACCTGGGCAGAGTCCACGAAATGGTCTCGTCCCCCACGGGCGACCGCATCGCGATCGCGTCGCACGACGGCAGACTGCTCCTGATCGACACGACGGAGGAGGACGGCCCGGAGGCACCCACGACTCAGCCCGGAGCGGGTACGACTCCGCCCGGGGCAGGTACGACTCAGCCCGGCGCCGACGCGAGCCCGCCCGGTACGGGTACCGCCGCCGGGACGGGAGCCCTGCCCCCGCCCCCGGCTGGGTCGACACCCACGGACGGGCCCACCGCAGGTGGCGGCCCGACATCCGAGGCCGCACACGGCCCCGAAACGGGGCCCACGCCCCCGGGCCCCACAGGGACGACACCCACGGGCGCCGAGCCCACCGCAGGTGGCGGCCCGACAAGCGGGGCAGCACGCGGTACCGGCACCGGCACCGGCACCGGCGGAACCAAGCCCGGCGGCTCCGCCGCAGGCGCCCCGGCGGCAGGGACCGCACGCGGCGCCGACGGGCCCGCGCGCGGCGGCTCCGCCTCAGACGTGCCGCCCGTCCCGCCCCCCGCAGGGGCAACACCCGCAGGCGGCCCCGGCGCCGCAGAATCCGGGCCGCACACGGCCGGGCCCGCCGCAGGTGGCCCGGCAAGTGGGGCCGCCGGGGGCGCCGCCCCCGGTGAGCCCAGCCCCGGTGGCCCGGCCGCCCACGCCGCGCCCGGCGCCGCAGGGCCCGGGCCGGCCAGCGACGGGCCCACCGCGGAGGCGCCCCCCACCGGGGCGATCCGCACCGGGTCCACCCTGTGGAAGCCCCCGGGCGGGCCCGGGATCGTCACCGAGGTCATCCGTTCCATCAACGGCCCCGTCGCCGACCTCGCCTTCTCGCCGGACGGCGACTGGCTCACCTGGTCGCACCCCGGCGTCGGCCGCACCCTGCGCCAGATCAAGATGGCCCGCATCGGCGGCAGCGCCGACCGTACGATCATCGACGTCACCAACGGCCGCTTCGAGGACGAGAACCCCGTCTTCACCAGCGACGGCCGCTATCTCGCCTTCCTCTCCTGGCGCGGCTTCGACCCCGTCTACGACGTCCACACCGGCGACCTCTCCTTCCCTCTCGGCTGCCGCCCCTACCTCGTACCGCTGTCCTCCGCGACCCCGTCCCCCTTCGCCCTCTCCCCCGACGGCCGCCCCGCCGCCGGCGGCCTCGACCCGGCCATGAGCGACGCGGACGCCGGCGAGGGCACGGTCACCGTCGAGGAGGAGGGACTCGCCGCGCGCGTCACCCCGTTCCCCGTCGCCGCGTCCAAGTACTCCGCGCTGCACCCCGTCAGCGGCGGCGGCCTCGTCTGGCTGCGCTGGCCCATCTCCGGCGCGCTCGGCGAGACCTTCGCCAACCCCGCCGACACCTCCGGCCGCCCCACCCTCGAACACTTCGACCTGACCAAGGCCCGCAAGAGCGAACTCGTCGCGCACCTCGACTGGTTCGCCCCCAGCGGCGACGGCACCCGCCTGGTCGTCGTGGACGACGACGAACTCCGCGCCGTCCCCGCCACCGAGCCCGGCGACTCCGACTCGACCGTCCACCTCGACCTCCGCCGGATCCTCCACGAGGTCGACCCGGAGGCGGAGTGGCGCCAGGCGTACGAGGAGGCCGGCCGCCTGATCCGCACGTACTTCTGGGAGCCGGACATGTGCGGCATCGACTGGGACGGCGTCCTCGCCCAGTACCGCCCCCTCGTCGAACGCGTCGCCTCCCCCGACGAGTTCGCCGACCTCCTCCGCGAAGTCGTCGGCGAGCTGGGCACGTCCCACGCGTACGTCACCCCCGCCCGCCGCAACGAGGGCCCCCGCCACTACCAGCGCGCCATGGGCCTGCTCGGCGCCAACCTCGTCTGCCGGGACGGGAATTGGATGGTCAAGCGCATCCTCCCCGGCGACTCCTCCGACTCCAAGGCCCGCTCCCCGCTGGCCGGCACCGGCATCCGCGAGGGCGCGATCCTCACCCACGTCGACGGGCGCCCCGTCGACCCCGTGGCCGGCCCCGGCCCGCTGCTCTCCGCCGCCGGCGGCACCACGGTGGAGCTGACCTTCCGCCCCGCCGGCGCCGACGGCCCCTCCCGCCGCGTCGCCGTCGTCCCCCTCATCGACGAACGCCCGCTCCGCTACCAGGACTGGGTCGCCAAACGCCGCGAGGTCGTACGGGAGATCAGCGGCGGCCGCTGCGGCTACCTGCACATCCCCGACATGGGCGGCTCCGGCTGGGCGCAGTTCAACCGCGACCTGCGGCTCGAAGTCTCCCGGCCCGCCCTGATCGTGGACGTACGGGGCAACGCGGGCGGCCACATCAGCGAACTCGTCGTGGAGAAGCTCACCCGCCGCATCCTCGGCTGGGACCTGACCCGCGACGCCCAGCCCGTCTCGTACGCCTCGAACGCCCCGCGCGGCCCGGTCGTCGCCATCGCCGACGAGGCCACCGCCTCCGACGGCGACATGATCACGGCCGCCTTCCGGCTGCTGAACCTCGGCCCGGTGGTCGGCCAGCGCACCTGGGGCGGAGTCGTCGGCATCACCGGCCGCCACCGGCTGGGCGACGGCACGGTCATCACCGTCCCGATGAACGCCGCCTGGTTCGACGCGTACGGCTGGTCCGTCGAGAACCACGGCGTGGACCCGGACATCGAGGCCCTGCGCACCCCGCTCGACTGGGCGGAGGGCCGGCACGCGCAGCTGGACGACGCCGTGTGGGTGGCGCTGGACCTGCTGGCCGCGCATCCGGCCGCGACCCCGCCGGGGTACGGCGCGGTCCCGGACCTGCGCCGCCCGAAACTCCCCCCGCGCGGGACGGCCTGA
- the cbiQ gene encoding cobalt ECF transporter T component CbiQ: protein MGAGHAHKLYRHGHSPVHDLPPHCKLAAVFCFVLVVVSTPREAVWAFGLYAVLLAAVAAAARVPAGFLLRRMLIEVPFVAFAVLMPFVVPGDEIHVLGVPLSVPGLWGAWNVLAKGTLGVAASVLLASTTELRSLLLGLQRLRLPPLLVQIASFMIRYGDVITDEMRRMSIARRSRGFEARGVRHWGVLAKTAGALFIRSYERGERVHLAMVSRGYTGTMPVIDEVTASRAQWRYAAALPVSALAVCLLGWTL, encoded by the coding sequence ATGGGCGCGGGTCACGCCCACAAGCTCTACCGGCACGGCCACAGCCCGGTCCACGACCTGCCGCCGCACTGCAAGCTCGCCGCCGTCTTCTGCTTCGTCCTCGTGGTGGTCTCCACCCCGCGCGAGGCGGTCTGGGCGTTCGGCCTGTACGCGGTGCTGCTGGCGGCGGTCGCCGCGGCGGCCCGTGTCCCCGCCGGATTCCTGCTGCGGCGGATGCTCATCGAGGTGCCGTTCGTCGCCTTCGCCGTCCTGATGCCCTTCGTGGTCCCCGGCGACGAGATCCACGTCCTCGGTGTCCCCCTGAGCGTCCCCGGGCTCTGGGGCGCCTGGAACGTCCTCGCGAAGGGCACCCTCGGCGTCGCCGCGTCCGTCCTCCTCGCCTCGACCACCGAGCTGCGGTCGCTGCTGCTGGGCCTCCAGCGGCTGCGGCTGCCGCCCCTGCTCGTCCAGATCGCCTCCTTCATGATCCGGTACGGCGACGTCATCACGGACGAGATGCGCCGGATGTCCATCGCCCGGCGCTCGCGCGGCTTCGAGGCGCGGGGCGTACGGCACTGGGGGGTGCTGGCCAAGACGGCGGGCGCCCTGTTCATCCGCTCGTACGAGCGCGGCGAGCGCGTCCACCTGGCGATGGTGAGCCGGGGGTACACGGGCACGATGCCGGTCATCGACGAGGTGACGGCCTCGCGGGCCCAGTGGCGCTACGCCGCCGCCCTCCCGGTGTCGGCGCTCGCCGTGTGTCTGCTTGGCTGGACCCTATGA
- a CDS encoding MMPL family transporter has protein sequence MATFLYKLGRLAFRRRRYVALIWVALLAFAGVAAASASTPTSSSFSIPGTEAQRAFDLLDQRFPGASSDGATARVVFKAPAGEKITAAGNKAEVKKIADELKAGSSQVKSVNDPFTTGGVAKNGSTAYLSVSYKVGSESLTDATRTALEDAGADAKAEGMAVEIGGDALQVAPETGSGEIIGVAIAAVVLVITFGSLIAAGLPLVTALLGVGVGISGITALATVLDLGSTTSILAMMIGLAVGIDYALFIVSRYRAELADGREREEAAGRAVGTAGSAVVFAGLTVVIALSGLAVVNLPMLTKMGLAAAATVVIAVLIALTLTPAMLGFVGKRVFGRKARKAMEHTDAQVRAGAVPVEKKPNMGTRWARFVLRRPVAVLVVGVLGLGAIALPATSLELGLPDDGSQPVSTTQRKAYDLLSDGFGPGFNGPLMLVVDGQADNNAKAAALGISATVKKMDDVVTVLDPVLNKAGDTATVTVIPKDRPSSIKTEELVHDIRSAAAKARAENGAEVYVSGATALNIDFSQRMNDALLPYLALVVGLAFLLLMLVFRSVLVPLKAALGFLLSVVAALGAVVAVFQWGWLGGLLGVEQTGPIMSMMPIFLVGVVFGLAMDYEVFLVTRMREAYVHGERPGEAIVTGFRHGARVVSAAAVIMIAVFSGFIGASDAMIKMIGFGLAVAVFFDAFVVRMAIVPAVMALLGTRAWWLPRWLDRALPNVDVEGEQLRKQLGDDAEESDGSERELVRV, from the coding sequence GTGGCCACGTTCCTCTACAAGCTCGGCCGGCTCGCCTTCCGGCGCCGCCGCTATGTCGCCCTGATCTGGGTGGCCCTGCTGGCGTTCGCCGGAGTCGCCGCGGCCTCCGCGTCCACCCCCACCTCCAGCTCCTTCTCGATCCCGGGTACGGAGGCCCAGCGGGCCTTCGACCTGCTCGACCAGCGGTTCCCCGGGGCCAGCAGCGACGGTGCCACCGCCCGGGTCGTCTTCAAGGCGCCCGCGGGCGAGAAGATCACCGCGGCCGGCAACAAGGCCGAGGTCAAGAAGATCGCCGACGAGCTGAAGGCGGGTTCGTCGCAGGTCAAGTCCGTCAACGACCCGTTCACCACGGGCGGGGTCGCCAAGAACGGCTCGACCGCGTACCTGAGCGTCTCGTACAAGGTCGGCTCGGAGTCGCTGACCGACGCGACCCGTACCGCGCTGGAGGACGCCGGCGCCGACGCCAAGGCCGAGGGCATGGCGGTCGAGATCGGCGGGGACGCCCTCCAGGTCGCCCCGGAGACGGGCTCCGGTGAGATCATCGGGGTCGCCATCGCGGCGGTGGTGCTGGTCATCACCTTCGGGTCGCTGATCGCCGCCGGACTGCCGCTGGTCACCGCGCTCCTCGGGGTCGGCGTCGGGATCTCCGGGATCACCGCGCTCGCCACCGTCCTCGACCTGGGCTCCACCACCTCGATCCTCGCGATGATGATCGGCCTCGCGGTCGGCATCGACTACGCGCTGTTCATCGTCTCGCGTTACCGGGCCGAGCTGGCCGACGGCCGGGAACGGGAAGAGGCGGCGGGACGGGCCGTCGGCACGGCGGGCTCCGCCGTGGTCTTCGCCGGGCTCACCGTGGTCATCGCCCTCTCCGGCCTCGCCGTGGTCAACCTCCCGATGCTCACCAAGATGGGCCTCGCGGCGGCCGCGACCGTGGTGATCGCCGTCCTCATCGCCCTCACCCTCACCCCCGCGATGCTCGGGTTCGTGGGCAAGCGGGTGTTCGGCCGCAAGGCCCGTAAGGCCATGGAACACACCGACGCCCAGGTGCGCGCCGGAGCCGTGCCCGTGGAGAAGAAGCCCAACATGGGCACCCGCTGGGCGCGGTTCGTGCTGCGCCGCCCGGTCGCCGTGCTGGTCGTGGGTGTGCTGGGCCTCGGTGCCATCGCCCTCCCGGCCACCTCGCTGGAGCTGGGCCTGCCCGACGACGGCTCGCAGCCGGTGAGCACCACCCAGCGCAAGGCGTACGACCTGCTCTCCGACGGCTTCGGCCCCGGGTTCAACGGACCGCTCATGCTGGTGGTCGACGGCCAGGCGGACAACAACGCCAAGGCCGCCGCGCTCGGCATCTCGGCCACGGTGAAGAAGATGGACGACGTCGTCACCGTCCTCGACCCCGTCCTGAACAAGGCGGGCGACACCGCGACCGTCACGGTCATCCCCAAGGACCGGCCCTCCTCGATCAAGACCGAGGAGCTGGTGCACGACATCCGGTCGGCCGCGGCGAAGGCGCGGGCGGAGAACGGTGCCGAGGTGTACGTCTCCGGCGCCACGGCCCTGAACATCGACTTCTCGCAGCGCATGAACGACGCCCTCCTGCCGTACCTGGCGCTGGTCGTCGGGCTCGCGTTCCTGCTGCTGATGCTGGTCTTCCGGTCGGTCCTGGTCCCGCTGAAGGCCGCCCTCGGCTTCCTGCTCTCGGTCGTCGCGGCGCTCGGCGCCGTGGTCGCCGTCTTCCAGTGGGGCTGGCTCGGGGGGCTGCTCGGGGTCGAGCAGACCGGCCCGATCATGTCGATGATGCCGATCTTCCTGGTGGGTGTGGTCTTCGGCCTCGCGATGGACTACGAGGTCTTCCTGGTCACCCGCATGCGAGAGGCGTACGTCCACGGCGAGCGGCCCGGCGAGGCGATCGTGACCGGGTTCCGGCACGGGGCGCGGGTGGTCTCGGCCGCGGCGGTGATCATGATCGCGGTCTTCTCCGGCTTCATCGGGGCCAGTGACGCGATGATCAAGATGATCGGGTTCGGCCTCGCCGTCGCGGTCTTCTTCGACGCCTTCGTGGTCCGGATGGCGATCGTGCCCGCCGTGATGGCCCTGCTCGGCACGCGGGCGTGGTGGCTGCCGCGCTGGCTCGACCGGGCGCTCCCCAACGTGGACGTGGAGGGCGAGCAGTTGCGCAAGCAGCTGGGGGACGACGCGGAGGAGTCGGACGGCTCCGAGCGTGAGCTTGTGCGCGTCTGA
- a CDS encoding energy-coupling factor ABC transporter ATP-binding protein has translation MTRPDSVPQDAMPLDPKPLDPKPQDPAPQDPTPQDRAPAPSAARPVSLDVRGLAYAYPDGHQALFGVDLSVARGERVALLGPNGAGKTTLVLHLNGILDAGAGTVTVAGLPVEKRNLAEIRRQVGIVFQDPDDQLFMPTVREDVAFGPAAAGLRGAELEARVTTALGRVGMAEYADRPPHHLSFGQRRRVAVATVLAMEPEILVLDEPSSNLDPASRRELADILRSLDITVLMVTHDLPYALELCPRAVILSEGAIVADGATRDLLGDEALMGAHRLELPFGFDPKSVAPGPVAS, from the coding sequence ATGACTCGGCCGGACTCCGTACCGCAGGACGCCATGCCCCTGGACCCCAAGCCCCTGGACCCCAAGCCCCAGGACCCGGCGCCCCAGGACCCCACACCTCAGGACCGCGCGCCCGCTCCCTCCGCCGCCCGGCCGGTGTCCCTCGATGTCCGGGGCCTCGCCTACGCCTATCCCGATGGCCACCAGGCGCTCTTCGGCGTCGATCTGTCCGTCGCGCGCGGGGAGCGGGTGGCGCTGCTCGGGCCCAACGGGGCCGGCAAGACCACGCTCGTCCTGCACCTCAACGGCATCCTCGACGCCGGGGCCGGCACGGTCACCGTCGCCGGGCTGCCCGTCGAGAAGCGGAACCTGGCGGAGATCCGGCGGCAGGTCGGCATCGTCTTCCAGGACCCGGACGACCAGCTGTTCATGCCGACCGTCCGGGAGGACGTGGCGTTCGGCCCGGCCGCCGCCGGGCTGCGCGGCGCCGAGCTGGAGGCGCGGGTCACCACCGCGCTCGGACGGGTCGGCATGGCGGAGTACGCGGACCGCCCCCCGCACCACCTGTCGTTCGGCCAGCGCCGCCGGGTCGCGGTCGCGACCGTCCTGGCCATGGAGCCGGAGATCCTCGTCCTCGACGAACCGTCGTCCAACCTCGATCCGGCGTCCCGGCGTGAACTCGCCGACATCCTGCGGTCGCTGGACATCACCGTGCTGATGGTCACGCACGACCTGCCGTACGCGCTCGAACTCTGCCCCCGCGCCGTCATCCTGAGCGAGGGCGCCATCGTCGCGGACGGTGCCACCCGCGATCTGCTCGGTGACGAGGCGCTGATGGGCGCGCACCGGCTGGAGTTGCCGTTCGGTTTCGACCCGAAGTCCGTGGCGCCGGGACCCGTCGCGTCGTAG
- a CDS encoding TetR/AcrR family transcriptional regulator, whose translation MAGTRLTPERETELYGAVLDLLREVGYDALTMDAIATCARSSKATLYRQWGSKPVLVARALRHTKPDTLLEVDTGSLRGDFHAMTALTDESQMERDSALMRGLFHAVHDNPDLREALRDVVVEPETSGLKTLLRRAVDRGEIAADHPALPFVLHMLVGAFVARQLIEDRSVDRAFLTAYLDAVVLPALGV comes from the coding sequence ATGGCAGGTACCAGGCTGACGCCCGAGCGTGAGACCGAGCTGTACGGCGCCGTGCTCGACCTGCTGCGTGAGGTGGGGTACGACGCCCTGACCATGGACGCCATCGCCACCTGCGCCCGCTCCAGCAAGGCCACCCTCTACCGCCAGTGGGGGAGCAAGCCCGTGCTGGTCGCGCGGGCGCTGCGGCACACCAAGCCCGACACGCTGCTGGAGGTCGACACCGGTTCCCTGCGCGGTGACTTCCACGCGATGACGGCGCTCACCGACGAATCCCAGATGGAACGGGACTCCGCGCTGATGCGGGGGCTCTTCCATGCCGTCCACGACAACCCCGACCTCCGCGAGGCGCTGCGCGACGTGGTGGTCGAGCCCGAGACGAGCGGACTCAAGACACTGCTCCGGCGGGCGGTCGACCGCGGCGAGATCGCCGCGGACCATCCCGCGCTGCCGTTCGTCCTGCACATGCTGGTCGGCGCCTTCGTCGCCCGGCAGCTCATCGAGGACCGGTCCGTCGACCGGGCGTTCCTCACCGCGTACCTGGATGCCGTGGTCCTCCCCGCCCTCGGCGTCTGA
- a CDS encoding energy-coupling factor ABC transporter permease translates to MHVPDGFINVPVSAAAGVVAVGAVAVSLRGARRELDERTAPLAGLVAAFIFAVQMLNFPVATGTSGHLLGGALAAILVGPYTGVLCISVVLLMQGILFADGGLTALGVNITDMAVITTVVSYALFRALVKILPRARRSVTVASFVAALVSVPAAAIGFTLFYAIGGTTDIPIGKVLTGMVGVHVLIGVGEAAITALTVGAVIAVRPDLVHGARGLSAPLKLRVGGELVDAAPAAAPVPVAARSTRAVWATGLVTALVLAGFVSFYASANPDGLEKVAADQGIDKKTEPHHTADSPLADYGVKDITDARISGGLAGVIGVAGTVAVGSGIFWAVRRRRAADRDGSVTSFAGGSA, encoded by the coding sequence ATGCATGTCCCCGACGGATTCATCAACGTTCCCGTCTCCGCCGCCGCCGGCGTGGTCGCCGTGGGCGCCGTCGCCGTCAGCCTGCGCGGCGCGCGCCGTGAGCTGGACGAGCGCACCGCGCCCCTGGCCGGGCTGGTCGCCGCCTTCATCTTCGCCGTACAGATGCTCAACTTCCCGGTCGCCACCGGCACCAGCGGCCACCTCCTGGGAGGGGCACTGGCCGCGATACTCGTCGGCCCCTACACGGGCGTGCTCTGCATCTCCGTCGTACTGCTGATGCAGGGCATCCTCTTCGCGGACGGCGGCCTCACCGCGCTCGGCGTGAACATCACGGACATGGCCGTGATCACCACCGTCGTCTCGTACGCGCTCTTCCGCGCCCTGGTGAAGATCCTGCCCCGCGCCCGCCGCTCCGTGACCGTCGCGTCCTTCGTCGCCGCGCTGGTCTCCGTACCGGCCGCCGCCATCGGCTTCACCCTCTTCTACGCGATCGGCGGGACCACCGACATCCCGATCGGCAAGGTCCTGACCGGCATGGTCGGCGTCCACGTGCTGATCGGCGTCGGCGAGGCCGCCATCACCGCGCTGACCGTGGGCGCGGTCATCGCCGTACGCCCCGACCTGGTCCACGGCGCCCGCGGCCTCTCCGCCCCGCTCAAGCTGCGGGTCGGCGGCGAGCTGGTGGACGCGGCGCCCGCCGCCGCGCCCGTGCCCGTGGCGGCGCGGTCCACCCGCGCGGTCTGGGCGACGGGCCTGGTCACCGCCCTCGTACTGGCCGGTTTTGTGTCCTTCTACGCCTCCGCGAACCCCGACGGCCTGGAGAAGGTCGCCGCCGACCAGGGCATCGACAAGAAGACCGAGCCGCACCACACCGCCGACTCCCCGCTCGCCGACTACGGCGTCAAGGACATCACCGACGCCCGGATCTCCGGCGGCCTCGCCGGGGTCATCGGCGTGGCCGGCACCGTCGCCGTCGGCAGCGGGATCTTCTGGGCGGTGCGCCGGCGCCGCGCGGCCGACCGGGACGGCTCCGTGACGTCCTTCGCCGGCGGGAGCGCCTGA
- a CDS encoding SsgA family sporulation/cell division regulator: protein MPPVVEQPAKARLITDAAQHKTVPVTLLYDGADPLAMRIVFPPEVSLDRSEVVWAFARDLLETGLRLPSGTGDVLVWPCGRAQTVLEFHSPDGVALVQFDNAPLRRFLESSYAMVPAGKEHHEIEVENELGNLLHKT, encoded by the coding sequence ATGCCACCCGTCGTGGAACAACCCGCCAAAGCCCGTCTGATCACGGACGCCGCCCAGCACAAGACCGTCCCTGTCACGCTGCTCTACGACGGCGCGGATCCGCTCGCGATGCGCATCGTGTTTCCCCCCGAGGTCTCCCTCGACCGGAGCGAGGTGGTCTGGGCCTTCGCCCGCGACCTGCTCGAAACCGGTCTGCGGCTGCCGTCCGGCACGGGTGACGTGCTGGTGTGGCCGTGCGGGCGGGCCCAGACCGTACTGGAGTTCCACTCGCCGGACGGGGTCGCTCTGGTGCAGTTCGACAACGCGCCGCTGCGGCGGTTCCTGGAGAGTTCGTACGCGATGGTCCCGGCGGGCAAGGAGCACCACGAGATCGAGGTGGAGAACGAGCTGGGGAACCTGCTCCACAAAACCTGA